A window of the bacterium genome harbors these coding sequences:
- a CDS encoding protein kinase: MGVVYKAQDLKLDRFVALKFLPPHLSGNEEEKQRFIREAKAASALDHPNICTIYEIAETKDGQMFIAMAYYDGETLKAREARGEEQGAPIAHRPSPFAMTIAEVIGIAMQIAQGLAKAHAHGIVHRDLKPENVIITKEGIAKIVDFGLAKLTGHTRLTKEGATKGTAAYMSPEQARGEDTDHRTDIWSLGVLMYEMLTGQLPFKGEKEPAVIYGILTKEPTPVTEWRHETPAPLEQVINRAMAKNAEERYQRAEDMLDELEILKQQREAGQVEKRQTASRHATKRNRAYLYAGIAGLLILLLAFGLSRFLPQHEAIDSVAVLPFVNTGADPEAEYLSDGISESLIRSLSQLPRLKVMSFSVVSRYRGKDKNVQEIGRELEVQAVLVGRVTPRGETLSISAELVDTEDNHHIWGEQYDRKLTELLGLQDDITAALSKKLQPHISEAEKQRATKRYTQNFEAHQLYLKGRYYAAKYKKESFEKGFAYLHQALEKDPNYALAYDGLAYCYIAAFEWLLSPREALPQAKAAALKALTLDETLAEAHASLGAVYFFYDWDWPAAEREFKRALQLNPNYATTYQYYAQYLVATGRLDEALATAKRAYEIEPLSPESNTYWGWILSMTGQNDLAMTQLNNALELDPNFWFARLMLAGVYNRMGEVVKACAEYEKASALEGEFSESLANLGRCYARQGKVDESRKILFELKRRAEKGYVPPYFLFMIHYALGEKDEALPWFAAAYEQRCIYLLWDKVFSYSYYQQSDPRLAAILDKVGVKN; the protein is encoded by the coding sequence ATGGGCGTCGTGTACAAGGCGCAAGATCTCAAGCTCGACCGCTTTGTCGCGCTCAAATTTTTGCCGCCGCATCTTTCCGGAAACGAGGAAGAGAAGCAGCGCTTCATTCGCGAAGCCAAAGCTGCTTCGGCGCTGGACCATCCCAACATCTGCACGATTTATGAAATCGCTGAAACGAAAGATGGGCAGATGTTCATTGCGATGGCGTATTACGACGGCGAAACACTGAAGGCGCGAGAGGCGAGAGGCGAAGAGCAAGGCGCGCCCATCGCTCATCGCCCTTCCCCTTTCGCCATGACGATAGCCGAGGTGATCGGCATCGCCATGCAAATCGCGCAGGGTCTGGCGAAGGCGCATGCACACGGCATCGTGCACCGCGATCTCAAGCCGGAAAACGTGATCATCACGAAAGAGGGCATCGCCAAGATCGTTGATTTCGGTTTGGCCAAATTAACCGGACACACGCGGCTCACCAAAGAGGGCGCGACAAAGGGCACGGCGGCTTATATGTCGCCCGAGCAAGCGCGCGGCGAAGACACCGACCATCGCACCGATATTTGGTCGCTGGGCGTCTTGATGTATGAAATGCTCACCGGCCAATTGCCTTTCAAAGGAGAAAAGGAGCCGGCAGTGATCTACGGGATTCTCACCAAAGAGCCGACGCCCGTGACCGAATGGCGCCATGAAACTCCCGCGCCGTTGGAGCAAGTGATCAATCGCGCCATGGCCAAAAACGCGGAGGAACGGTATCAGCGCGCCGAGGACATGCTTGATGAGCTTGAAATTCTCAAACAGCAACGCGAAGCCGGTCAAGTGGAAAAACGCCAAACGGCTTCGCGGCACGCCACCAAGAGAAACCGCGCTTATCTTTACGCGGGAATCGCCGGCTTGCTGATTTTGCTGTTGGCGTTCGGTCTCTCTCGCTTCCTGCCGCAACACGAGGCGATTGACTCCGTCGCCGTTCTGCCTTTCGTCAATACCGGCGCCGATCCCGAAGCTGAATATCTTTCCGACGGCATCAGCGAGAGTCTGATTCGCAGCCTCTCACAGTTGCCCCGCCTCAAAGTAATGTCGTTCAGCGTGGTGTCGCGTTACAGAGGAAAAGATAAGAATGTACAAGAGATTGGGCGCGAGCTTGAGGTGCAGGCCGTGCTCGTCGGGCGTGTCACGCCACGCGGCGAAACATTGTCCATCAGCGCTGAGCTGGTCGATACGGAGGACAATCATCACATTTGGGGCGAACAATATGATCGCAAGCTCACCGAGCTTTTGGGATTGCAAGATGACATCACCGCGGCGCTTTCGAAAAAATTGCAGCCCCATATAAGCGAGGCAGAAAAGCAGCGCGCGACCAAACGCTACACGCAAAACTTTGAAGCGCATCAGCTCTATCTTAAAGGCCGTTATTACGCGGCGAAATACAAGAAAGAGAGCTTCGAGAAAGGTTTCGCGTATCTTCATCAAGCCCTCGAGAAAGATCCAAACTACGCGCTCGCTTACGACGGGCTTGCCTACTGTTATATCGCTGCGTTTGAATGGCTGCTATCTCCGCGCGAGGCTCTGCCGCAGGCCAAAGCCGCCGCGCTGAAGGCTTTGACATTGGACGAAACGCTCGCGGAGGCGCACGCTTCACTCGGCGCGGTCTATTTTTTTTATGACTGGGATTGGCCCGCCGCAGAACGCGAATTTAAGCGCGCGCTTCAGCTTAATCCGAATTATGCCACGACGTACCAATATTATGCGCAGTACTTGGTGGCGACGGGGCGGTTGGACGAAGCCCTTGCCACTGCAAAACGCGCGTATGAGATCGAACCCCTCTCGCCCGAAAGCAACACGTATTGGGGATGGATTTTGAGCATGACGGGCCAAAATGATCTTGCCATGACGCAGCTCAACAACGCGCTCGAATTGGATCCCAACTTCTGGTTTGCGCGCCTGATGTTGGCAGGAGTTTATAATAGAATGGGAGAAGTTGTCAAAGCCTGCGCGGAATATGAGAAGGCCAGCGCGCTTGAAGGCGAATTCTCAGAGAGCTTGGCAAACCTCGGCCGTTGTTATGCGCGGCAGGGAAAGGTCGATGAATCCCGGAAAATTTTGTTTGAATTAAAGCGACGCGCTGAGAAAGGTTATGTCCCACCTTATTTCCTTTTCATGATACATTATGCGTTGGGCGAAAAAGATGAAGCATTGCCATGGTTTGCAGCGGCTTATGAGCAACGCTGCATCTATCTTCTCTGGGACAAAGTTTTTTCCTATTCTTACTATCAGCAGTCTGATCCGCGGCTGGCGGCAATACTTGATAAGGTCGGAGTGAAAAATTAG